The proteins below are encoded in one region of Deltaproteobacteria bacterium:
- a CDS encoding DUF4198 domain-containing protein, whose translation MKKGTVFATLSVLTLIMAGPALAHYGMVIPSDQMVMQGENTNIKVDLMFWHPFEGHGMELVKPAKFGVLANGTEKKLLGSLKSTKTEGHQTWTTTYKIKRPGVYVFYMEPKPYWEPAEDCYIIHYTKAVVTAFGDDEGWDEEIGLKTEIVPLSKPFGLYAGNVFQGIVKLDGKPVPYAEVEVEYYNEDGKHTAPTDYMVTQTVKADGNGVFTYATPKAGWWGFAALNTSDVTKKYQGVEKDIELGAVLWVKFHDMK comes from the coding sequence ATGAAAAAGGGTACTGTGTTTGCTACGTTGTCGGTATTAACTCTCATTATGGCAGGTCCGGCTTTGGCTCATTACGGGATGGTCATACCCTCTGACCAGATGGTGATGCAAGGAGAAAACACCAATATCAAAGTGGACCTCATGTTCTGGCATCCGTTTGAAGGCCATGGCATGGAACTGGTGAAACCTGCCAAGTTCGGCGTGTTGGCCAATGGTACTGAGAAAAAGCTGCTTGGTTCTCTCAAATCCACCAAGACAGAAGGCCATCAAACATGGACCACTACATACAAAATCAAGCGCCCCGGAGTTTATGTGTTTTATATGGAGCCTAAACCCTACTGGGAGCCGGCAGAGGACTGCTACATTATCCATTACACCAAAGCCGTGGTAACTGCCTTTGGCGATGATGAGGGTTGGGACGAGGAGATCGGACTCAAGACAGAGATTGTCCCCCTGTCCAAACCTTTCGGACTGTACGCCGGTAATGTTTTCCAGGGGATCGTAAAGCTGGACGGAAAACCTGTACCATATGCCGAGGTTGAGGTTGAGTACTACAATGAGGATGGCAAACACACTGCGCCGACCGACTATATGGTGACCCAAACCGTAAAGGCGGATGGCAATGGTGTTTTTACCTATGCCACCCCAAAGGCCGGTTGGTGGGGTTTTGCCGCTCTGAACACCTCCGATGTCACGAAAAAATACCAGGGCGTGGAAAAGGATATCGAACTTGGAGCCGTGCTCTGGGTCAAGTTTCACGACATGAAATAA